A genomic region of Pyrus communis chromosome 14, drPyrComm1.1, whole genome shotgun sequence contains the following coding sequences:
- the LOC137715938 gene encoding large ribosomal subunit protein uL1, whose protein sequence is MSKLQSDTLREGISVIMNASKEKKRNFTETIELQIGLKNYDPQKDKRFSGSVRLPHIPRPKMKVCMLGDAQHVEEAEKIGLDYMDVEGLKKLNKNKKLVKKLAKKYHAFLASEAVIKQIPRLLGPGLNKAGKFPTLVSHQESLESKVSETKAMIKFQLKKVLCMGVAVGNVSMEEKQVFQNVQLSVNFLVSLLKKNWQNVRCLHLKTTMGKPYRIY, encoded by the exons ATGAG TAAACTTCAGAGTGATACTCTCCGAGAGGGTATTTCTGTCATCATGAATGCGTCCAAGGAAAAAAAACGTAACTTCACTGAGACTATTGAACTTCAGATTGGGCTGAAAAATTATGATCCTCAGAAGGACAAGCGTTTCAGTGGTTCTGTTAGGTTGCCACACATCCCTCGTCCAAAGATGAAGGTCTGCATGCTTGGAGATGCTCAGCATGTTGAGGAG GCTGAAAAGATTGGGTTGGACTATATGGATGTTGAAGGGCTGAAGAAGctaaacaagaacaaaaagttgGTTAAGAAGTTGGCAAAGAAATACCATGCCTTTCTGGCTTCAGAAGCTGTTATTAAGCAGATTCCCCGTCTTTTGGGTCCTGGTCTCAACAAGGCAG GAAAATTTCCAACCCTTGTTAGCCACCAAGAATCCCTCGAGTCTAAGGTTTCCGAGACAAAAGCAATGATCAAGTTCCAACTGAAGAAGGTTCTTTGTATGGGAGTTGCTGTAGGGAATGTATCCATGGAAGAGAAGCAGGTCTTTCAAAACGTCCAATTGAGTGTTAACTTTCTTGTTTCGCTGTTGAAGAAAAATTGGCAAAAT gTAAGGTGCTTGCATTTGAAGACTACCATGGGTAAGCCATATCGCATCTATTAA